The proteins below come from a single Zhouia spongiae genomic window:
- a CDS encoding AraC family transcriptional regulator, with protein MSVVHTNFEFSLKFLFRIMVVNENQYGVIMVNSNADSSGWDTTYEGYFKILYLRKGSRLKIDFEEYICDEDAFFFFNEEHSFEILNSSEAQMIFFHPDFYCVEIHDQELACDGILYSNVLSTPYIYLDAVQSRKLGGIIDEIGVEQGRNDNWNEEKIRILIKYLIIESTRIWIKQWDDGNLNLSEQQEFTRKFSQLVDRNFTKIHKVAEYAAMLNVSTKTLNKRITTDCGTSPSCVIVNRIMLQAKRLLAYTEMSVKEIAYSLGYNDTSYFNRYFKIQTGITPLMFRKNNISVSKLARRDP; from the coding sequence TTGTCTGTCGTTCACACGAACTTTGAATTTTCGTTAAAGTTTCTATTCAGGATAATGGTGGTAAATGAAAATCAATATGGAGTGATTATGGTGAACTCAAATGCGGATTCCAGTGGTTGGGATACAACATATGAGGGGTACTTTAAGATCTTGTATTTAAGAAAAGGAAGCCGGTTAAAGATTGATTTTGAAGAATATATATGTGATGAGGATGCATTTTTCTTTTTTAATGAGGAGCATTCGTTTGAGATATTAAATTCGTCGGAAGCACAGATGATCTTTTTTCATCCCGACTTCTATTGCGTAGAGATCCACGATCAGGAGCTTGCCTGTGACGGGATATTGTATAGTAATGTGCTTTCAACACCATATATTTACCTCGATGCTGTTCAATCCCGAAAATTAGGTGGAATTATTGATGAAATAGGAGTTGAGCAGGGGCGAAATGATAATTGGAATGAAGAGAAAATAAGGATATTAATAAAATACCTTATCATAGAATCAACAAGGATTTGGATAAAACAATGGGATGATGGAAACTTAAATCTATCGGAACAACAAGAGTTTACGCGTAAATTCAGTCAGCTGGTTGATAGAAATTTTACAAAAATCCATAAGGTAGCCGAATATGCAGCAATGCTGAATGTCAGTACCAAAACCTTGAACAAAAGAATTACAACCGATTGCGGAACCTCCCCAAGCTGTGTCATCGTTAACCGGATCATGCTGCAAGCAAAAAGGCTTCTGGCTTATACCGAGATGAGTGTGAAAGAAATAGCATACAGTTTAGGGTATAACGACACCTCTTATTTCAACAGGTATTTTAAAATTCAGACAGGGATAACCCCGTTAATGTTCAGGAAGAACAATATTTCCGTCAGCAAATTGGCCCGAAGGGATCCATGA
- a CDS encoding OsmC family peroxiredoxin, whose translation MMNQKINAIWSGSFKKGAGKFTSENPLMNNMDFHFMKRANKNATLPEEFLAAAYSACFNMTMVMLLSKENYTIRTLDTDCTITYGADCVTGAELSLIGEVEEISADKFQELAKEAKLQCPVGKSFTFPAKLNIIMLK comes from the coding sequence ATGATGAATCAAAAAATCAATGCCATCTGGTCGGGTAGTTTTAAAAAAGGAGCAGGCAAGTTTACTTCGGAAAACCCTTTAATGAATAATATGGATTTTCATTTTATGAAGCGTGCAAATAAAAATGCTACATTACCGGAAGAGTTTTTAGCAGCAGCCTATTCGGCGTGTTTTAATATGACAATGGTAATGCTTTTGTCTAAAGAAAATTATACAATCAGGACTTTAGATACGGATTGTACCATTACCTACGGAGCCGATTGTGTAACCGGTGCAGAACTATCCCTGATTGGCGAAGTCGAAGAGATTTCCGCCGATAAGTTTCAGGAATTGGCTAAAGAAGCTAAATTGCAGTGCCCTGTAGGAAAGTCTTTTACATTCCCTGCAAAATTGAATATCATAATGTTAAAGTAA
- a CDS encoding AAA family ATPase, whose protein sequence is MNIFDLVINDKEAVSLKDVFLDPENQKAVQQLIKEHKYIDELTRYGLPVNNKVLLYGNSGCGKTTTAKAIANALNKKIIVLNLSNIVCSRIGETSQNIKQVFEKAGREKCVLFLDEFDQIGKARGNDDKDVGEMRRLVNTIIQLIDYFPDNAMLICATNHSEIIDVALMRRFQLKINFQMPSSSVLDTYYDKLLSVFPVEMQSIQRKYNISFAEAKDYAFTNVKELLIRKLEKEQCSV, encoded by the coding sequence ATGAATATATTTGATTTGGTCATAAACGATAAGGAAGCTGTTTCTTTAAAAGATGTTTTCCTGGATCCGGAGAATCAAAAAGCCGTACAGCAATTAATAAAAGAACATAAGTATATAGATGAACTGACCCGGTACGGATTACCGGTAAATAATAAGGTGTTGTTATATGGAAATTCAGGTTGTGGAAAAACAACGACCGCAAAAGCTATCGCAAATGCCTTGAATAAAAAGATCATAGTCCTGAACCTGAGTAATATTGTTTGTTCGAGAATAGGAGAAACTTCGCAGAATATCAAACAGGTATTTGAAAAGGCAGGAAGAGAAAAGTGCGTATTGTTTCTGGATGAGTTCGATCAGATAGGCAAAGCCAGGGGAAATGATGATAAAGACGTTGGGGAGATGCGAAGATTGGTGAATACGATTATCCAGCTGATAGATTATTTTCCAGATAACGCCATGTTGATCTGTGCTACAAACCATTCCGAGATTATTGATGTTGCATTAATGCGAAGGTTTCAGCTGAAAATAAACTTTCAGATGCCTTCTTCCTCTGTCTTAGACACGTATTATGATAAATTGCTGTCTGTTTTTCCTGTCGAAATGCAGTCAATACAAAGAAAATACAATATTTCTTTTGCCGAAGCCAAAGATTATGCCTTTACCAATGTAAAAGAACTTCTCATCCGAAAACTTGAGAAGGAACAGTGTTCCGTATAA
- a CDS encoding TonB-dependent receptor, whose translation MTHKILGIWLYFSLCTIAFAQTPLKFKGFVLDADTSEPVEGAYIIGSDHYAVTSPTGEFAIKNIAEGVRSFKVSHIGYQTENVTIHVYPEMEVVEILLKIAAREIEEVAVYGKSREQRAKEVPVVSYSVDKGFLDQNRENSLMQTLEKLPGVSTISIGSGQSKPVIRGLGFNRVAVVQNGIKHEAQQWGSDHGLEIDQYGIESVQIIKGPASLLYGSDAIAGVVNIESPAVPLKDTFEGEVNLLAESNNDLFGISAGIQHRKDKWYYRGRLTYKDYGDYKVPTDQIRYENYIFQLHDNNLRNTAGYEANASTSVGYLSEKVKSETFISNVHAKNGFFANAHGLEVRTSGIDYDHSSRDTDLPFHKVNHFKITNNTTVLAGGHTLHIDLGFQNNAREEHSEPVPHGYMPKPDNTKERAFNKNTYTLGFRDKLKPLGEHRLVAGLNAEYQDNNIGGWGFLIPSYQRFTVGGFIYDQYELNPDLHLLAGLRYDYGTVDTQSYYDWYQSPVNDADGTTSYEYRQRARDKHLSFGNFSGSVGVSYIRGNTTYKLNLGKSFRMPLANELASDGVNYHMYRYERGNAELDAEESYQLDVDIEHAGKKLMVGISPFVNYFGNYIYLNPTPEYYETLQIYEYTQSKVFRIGGELRLGIEPIKNLRFDVAGEYVYSVQTNGAKEGFTLPFSPPLSGLFTGSYQFEKLLFLKKSLLTASYRITAAQNEIVPPEETTAGYQVLNMSLETELNLIRKKTPLKVRVKLNNVFDEKYFNHTSFYRLIDVPEPGRNIAVSLIQTFN comes from the coding sequence ATGACCCATAAAATACTAGGTATATGGCTATACTTTAGCCTATGCACCATTGCTTTTGCGCAAACTCCGCTGAAATTTAAAGGATTTGTGTTAGATGCAGACACGTCAGAGCCTGTAGAAGGCGCATATATTATAGGAAGTGACCACTATGCAGTAACGTCACCCACAGGTGAGTTTGCTATTAAAAACATCGCTGAAGGGGTTCGTTCCTTTAAGGTTAGCCATATTGGTTATCAAACTGAAAATGTGACGATCCATGTCTACCCGGAAATGGAGGTTGTCGAAATTTTATTAAAAATTGCTGCCAGGGAAATAGAAGAAGTAGCGGTTTATGGAAAATCCAGGGAGCAACGCGCCAAAGAGGTTCCTGTAGTCAGCTATTCTGTAGATAAGGGTTTTTTAGATCAAAACAGGGAAAACAGCTTAATGCAAACCCTTGAAAAGTTGCCGGGTGTAAGTACTATCAGTATAGGCTCGGGACAATCTAAACCCGTGATCAGGGGCTTAGGGTTTAACAGGGTAGCAGTAGTTCAGAACGGGATCAAGCATGAAGCGCAGCAATGGGGTAGTGACCACGGGCTGGAAATCGATCAGTATGGTATTGAATCTGTACAGATTATAAAAGGCCCCGCATCTTTGTTGTACGGATCAGATGCTATTGCAGGAGTCGTAAATATAGAATCACCTGCCGTTCCTTTGAAAGATACTTTCGAAGGAGAAGTGAACTTGCTGGCAGAAAGCAATAATGATTTGTTTGGAATATCAGCAGGCATTCAGCATAGAAAGGATAAATGGTATTATCGCGGACGTTTAACCTATAAAGACTATGGAGATTATAAGGTTCCTACCGACCAGATACGGTATGAAAACTATATCTTTCAATTACACGATAACAACCTGAGAAATACAGCCGGCTATGAGGCCAATGCCAGTACAAGTGTCGGGTATCTTTCAGAAAAGGTAAAGTCGGAAACCTTTATAAGCAACGTTCATGCTAAAAACGGATTTTTTGCCAATGCTCATGGTTTAGAGGTGAGGACTTCCGGTATCGATTACGATCATTCAAGTAGAGATACAGACTTGCCGTTCCATAAAGTGAATCATTTTAAGATAACAAACAACACTACGGTCCTGGCAGGTGGTCATACATTACACATAGATCTTGGTTTTCAGAACAATGCTCGGGAAGAGCATTCAGAACCTGTGCCTCACGGGTATATGCCAAAACCGGATAATACAAAAGAAAGAGCATTTAACAAGAATACCTATACGCTGGGTTTTCGAGATAAGTTAAAACCTCTGGGAGAACACCGTCTGGTAGCCGGGTTAAATGCAGAATATCAGGATAATAATATTGGTGGATGGGGCTTCTTAATCCCTTCCTACCAGCGTTTTACAGTAGGAGGGTTTATATATGATCAGTATGAGCTCAATCCTGATTTACACTTGCTGGCCGGCCTTCGGTATGATTACGGAACTGTAGACACTCAGTCTTATTACGACTGGTACCAGTCTCCGGTAAATGATGCCGATGGAACGACCTCTTACGAATACCGGCAAAGGGCGCGGGATAAACATTTGAGCTTTGGGAATTTCAGTGGATCGGTTGGCGTGAGTTATATAAGGGGTAATACTACCTATAAGCTCAATTTGGGGAAAAGTTTTCGGATGCCATTGGCGAATGAGTTGGCATCAGACGGGGTTAACTATCATATGTATCGTTACGAAAGGGGAAATGCAGAACTGGATGCTGAAGAATCATATCAGCTGGATGTTGATATAGAGCATGCCGGAAAAAAGCTTATGGTTGGTATCAGTCCTTTTGTTAACTACTTTGGCAATTATATTTACCTGAATCCGACTCCGGAATATTATGAAACATTGCAGATATATGAATATACACAGAGCAAGGTGTTTCGGATAGGAGGAGAACTTAGGCTGGGTATTGAACCGATTAAAAACTTACGGTTTGATGTGGCGGGTGAATATGTTTATTCTGTACAGACCAATGGAGCAAAAGAAGGGTTTACATTGCCGTTTTCGCCACCTTTATCCGGGCTTTTTACAGGGAGCTACCAGTTTGAAAAGTTGCTTTTCCTTAAAAAGTCATTGCTTACAGCCTCATATAGAATCACCGCTGCTCAAAACGAAATCGTTCCCCCGGAAGAAACCACTGCCGGGTATCAGGTACTCAACATGTCTTTAGAAACCGAACTTAACCTGATCCGTAAAAAAACTCCGCTCAAGGTAAGGGTAAAGCTCAATAATGTATTTGACGAGAAATATTTTAATCACACCAGTTTTTACAGGCTTATAGATGTGCCGGAGCCGGGCAGGAATATAGCTGTATCTCTTATACAAACATTCAATTAA
- a CDS encoding DUF4625 domain-containing protein — protein MKTYPKLLLMLLSTISLLACSSSDDNEVDKDKPTISVNYAGGFPRSCEILERGQTYTFKAQVADNVALASYSLDIHHNFDHHTHDDQGAQCNLEAIKQAVNPMIFMKNYTIEGGGTSYEINIDLTIPEDIDTGDYHCQYSVTDQTGWQSRTSIDIKIID, from the coding sequence ATGAAAACATATCCAAAGTTATTGCTGATGCTTTTGTCGACCATATCGCTGCTCGCTTGTTCAAGCAGTGACGATAATGAGGTTGATAAAGATAAGCCTACAATCAGTGTGAACTACGCTGGGGGGTTCCCCCGGTCATGCGAAATATTAGAAAGAGGACAGACCTATACATTCAAAGCACAAGTAGCCGATAATGTCGCTTTGGCTTCGTATAGTCTGGATATCCACCACAATTTTGATCATCATACCCATGATGACCAGGGAGCACAATGTAATTTGGAAGCTATTAAACAAGCTGTTAACCCTATGATTTTTATGAAGAACTATACCATTGAAGGTGGAGGGACTTCATATGAGATAAACATTGATCTAACCATCCCTGAAGATATTGATACAGGCGATTACCATTGTCAATATTCCGTAACCGATCAAACCGGGTGGCAATCCAGAACATCAATAGATATAAAAATAATAGACTAG